Proteins from a single region of Polyangiaceae bacterium:
- a CDS encoding HD domain-containing protein: MNSNRRLFNDVIRTLSMVLDFDEGKKLYHAWRTAVLAHRLALRLGLEEPGLLFHAGLLHDLGAVGFPDHIVHTVQKGTSNKQLLQHAELGARIIQPFAVFQRLVPAIHDHHERFDGRGFPRGLGGDKIPLEALILSAADTLELGMRNVGREMRYTVARSLAVRESGKAWPPEVSVAIVDVIDQDPSLLVRLFQDEELEALVRELEYAPAAVDRMDPVNLLAKLLWVFGLVIDAKHPTMLGHSLRVTYFGYQIARAIGGDETNLWDVLCAGLLHDVGKIGVPRRLFGKPDASPSELLVVRKHAEDTIRVIESIEGIAPLGYPAAAHHEWYDGSGYPRGNAGEAIPLLGRVLAFADAYDGLTNPNRQGVSHEAAMSQLRARVGTQFDPHLAESALEALDIAGRALASDPTLLKRFTHMFDDDTADVRTMLTDTDERLSVTQSLSTGVLMVEVEPWTALRTDDRFGLARPEPALAELTGMTGKSLLDFLDDAGRSELARRGATLQPGSPLSQYFFTPDGRPLEFLVLRRAEGFEVYLRSAANRFQTMKRMAQFYRNFLSSAEATFFTDASGLIVDVNQSFLDLYGYTLRDVVGRSPGILEADDTDVEQLCGLLARTWAGGSWSGEIVTRARSGEEVPVHLTISSVRDAAGAHIGHIGRAVDISVRRRLELELARKNAELERLSGLKSELMAITSHDLKSPIAALISYANLLQDSLDELSADEVRRYLSEMIASGHRSLSLIDNLLDLERIDAGTFGVLKQPTRLDRALRAALEMHEPSAHAKGVELRVHFLGCVSRHVADARRMEQVFANLVGNAIKFSSRDGKVDIVYEESAEAVRVEVMDRGPGIPDGALRFIFDRYYQASSGSGEHKLGLGMGLAIARGVMTEHGGQICAENRKDGGARFVACLPASSRLDDVRALVVAPPRVAREIAADLEEAGVAATEASTATDVEWRLGRAISPDLVFVHDAVEGSVQRAVDKVLASLRPAPLRVSVGPEPSNDTPFSLHPPVGRSVSMPLLDVELAQLVREAKNARVVRPSADGEGESIEPGCCTQRTLPPELPL; encoded by the coding sequence TTGAATTCGAACCGCCGCCTGTTCAACGACGTCATCCGCACCTTGTCGATGGTCCTGGACTTCGATGAGGGCAAGAAGCTCTATCACGCTTGGCGCACCGCTGTTCTGGCGCACCGCCTGGCGCTGCGTCTGGGGCTCGAAGAGCCTGGGCTGCTGTTCCACGCTGGGTTGCTTCACGATCTCGGTGCCGTCGGGTTTCCCGACCATATCGTGCACACCGTGCAAAAGGGCACCAGCAACAAGCAACTGCTGCAGCATGCAGAACTCGGGGCGCGCATCATCCAGCCCTTTGCGGTGTTCCAGCGCTTGGTGCCGGCGATACACGACCATCACGAGCGGTTCGACGGTCGAGGGTTTCCCCGCGGTCTGGGCGGCGACAAGATCCCGCTGGAAGCGCTGATTCTGTCCGCCGCGGATACCCTGGAGCTGGGCATGCGCAACGTGGGTAGGGAAATGCGCTACACCGTCGCTCGTTCCTTGGCGGTGCGGGAGAGCGGCAAGGCCTGGCCCCCGGAAGTGTCCGTCGCGATTGTCGACGTGATCGACCAGGACCCGAGTCTGCTCGTGCGTCTGTTCCAGGACGAGGAACTCGAGGCTTTGGTTCGCGAGCTGGAGTACGCGCCGGCGGCCGTGGACCGCATGGATCCGGTCAACTTGCTCGCCAAGCTTCTGTGGGTCTTCGGTCTGGTCATCGACGCGAAGCACCCGACCATGCTTGGCCACTCGTTGCGCGTCACCTACTTCGGGTACCAGATCGCGCGCGCTATTGGGGGCGACGAAACCAACCTGTGGGACGTGCTGTGCGCGGGGCTGCTGCACGATGTTGGCAAGATCGGGGTGCCACGCCGACTCTTCGGCAAGCCGGATGCGTCGCCGAGTGAACTATTGGTCGTGCGCAAGCATGCGGAAGACACGATTCGCGTCATCGAGTCGATCGAGGGCATAGCCCCGCTGGGCTATCCCGCGGCTGCGCACCACGAGTGGTACGACGGTTCCGGCTACCCGCGCGGGAACGCCGGCGAAGCCATCCCGCTGCTCGGCCGCGTGCTTGCTTTCGCCGACGCCTATGACGGACTGACCAACCCGAATCGCCAGGGCGTCTCCCACGAGGCCGCGATGAGCCAGCTGCGAGCGCGGGTGGGAACGCAGTTCGATCCGCACTTGGCGGAAAGCGCCCTCGAAGCGCTGGACATTGCCGGTCGAGCGTTGGCGAGTGACCCGACTCTGCTCAAGCGCTTCACCCACATGTTCGACGACGACACAGCGGACGTGCGCACCATGTTGACGGACACGGATGAACGACTGAGCGTCACCCAGTCCCTGTCCACGGGCGTGCTGATGGTGGAAGTCGAGCCCTGGACCGCGTTGCGAACCGACGACCGCTTCGGTCTGGCGCGGCCGGAGCCCGCGCTGGCGGAGCTCACGGGGATGACAGGCAAGAGCCTGCTCGACTTCCTCGACGACGCGGGTCGCAGTGAACTCGCACGCCGCGGCGCCACGTTGCAGCCGGGATCGCCGCTGAGCCAGTATTTCTTCACGCCTGACGGGCGCCCTCTCGAGTTCTTGGTGCTGCGCCGGGCGGAGGGGTTCGAGGTCTACCTGCGTTCCGCGGCCAATCGCTTTCAGACAATGAAGCGAATGGCCCAGTTCTATCGCAACTTTTTGAGCAGCGCGGAGGCGACGTTCTTTACGGATGCGAGCGGGCTCATCGTCGACGTCAATCAATCGTTCCTGGACCTGTACGGCTACACGTTGCGTGACGTCGTCGGACGCTCGCCCGGCATCCTGGAAGCAGACGACACAGACGTGGAACAACTCTGTGGGCTCCTGGCGCGCACTTGGGCTGGCGGTTCCTGGTCGGGGGAAATCGTGACGCGCGCGCGCAGTGGCGAAGAGGTTCCAGTCCATCTCACCATCAGCTCCGTGCGCGACGCGGCTGGAGCACACATCGGGCACATTGGGCGCGCCGTGGACATCAGCGTGCGCCGTCGACTGGAGCTCGAGCTGGCGCGCAAGAACGCGGAGCTGGAGCGTTTGAGCGGGCTGAAGAGCGAGTTGATGGCGATTACCAGCCACGACTTGAAGTCACCGATCGCGGCCTTGATCAGCTACGCGAACCTGCTCCAAGACAGCCTGGACGAGCTGAGCGCGGACGAGGTGCGGCGCTACCTGAGCGAGATGATCGCCTCGGGGCACCGCTCTTTGAGCTTGATCGACAATCTCCTGGATTTGGAGCGTATCGATGCGGGTACCTTTGGCGTCCTCAAGCAGCCGACGCGCCTGGATCGCGCCCTGCGTGCTGCCCTCGAGATGCACGAGCCCTCGGCCCACGCCAAAGGAGTAGAACTACGCGTGCATTTCCTGGGCTGCGTCAGTCGCCACGTCGCGGATGCCAGGCGAATGGAGCAGGTGTTCGCCAATCTCGTCGGCAACGCGATCAAGTTCTCGTCGCGCGACGGCAAGGTCGACATCGTCTACGAAGAGTCCGCGGAAGCGGTGCGCGTGGAGGTCATGGATCGTGGACCGGGTATCCCCGATGGCGCCCTGCGCTTCATTTTCGATCGCTACTATCAGGCCTCGTCAGGCTCGGGTGAGCACAAGCTGGGGCTCGGAATGGGGCTGGCCATCGCCCGCGGCGTGATGACCGAGCACGGCGGACAGATCTGCGCGGAGAACCGCAAGGACGGAGGGGCGCGTTTCGTTGCTTGCTTGCCCGCGAGCTCGCGCCTCGACGATGTGCGAGCGCTGGTGGTCGCGCCGCCACGGGTGGCTCGGGAGATCGCAGCGGATTTGGAGGAGGCTGGGGTCGCAGCGACGGAGGCCTCGACGGCGACGGATGTCGAGTGGCGCTTGGGTCGCGCGATATCGCCGGATCTGGTGTTTGTCCACGATGCCGTCGAGGGATCGGTGCAGCGCGCAGTGGACAAGGTTTTGGCCTCGCTTCGGCCCGCGCCCCTGCGCGTGAGCGTGGGACCGGAGCCGAGCAATGACACGCCCTTCTCGCTTCATCCCCCGGTTGGGCGCAGCGTCAGTATGCCGTTGCTCGACGTCGAGTTGGCACAGTTGGTACGCGAGGCGAAGAACGCTCGCGTCGTGCGCCCCAGTGCCGACGGTGAGGGGGAGTCCATCGAACCCGGATGCTGCACTCAGCGCACCTTGCCACCGGAGTTGCCGCTATGA
- a CDS encoding peptidylprolyl isomerase, which produces MGRSGAARRPVVLATLVKGSLLRLGLGLLSLGVLAACDDKALTPAPAPSASAAQPRTLSPELAAKPIATVGDRVITLGDYAATIERMDQFERLRYQSEDRRKQLLDEMIKVELLSREARKRGLDQKPETKARIRQILRDELLRTVRAELPAPGDVPEAEVRAYYDKHKAEYRDPERRRVAHIVVADKAKATQLLSDAKKASPMQWGQLVQDHSLDKPPKPSVAAPLELAGDLGIVSAPGVEKGDNPRVPAAVRKAVFEIAAVGGVYDGVVEADGKFHIVRLTGKTDARERSFAEAERSIRVQLVQDKLEKLEQDLEKQLRERFKVTVDEKALDKIAVPGLEPSGGSPPPQK; this is translated from the coding sequence ATGGGGCGATCTGGCGCGGCGCGCCGCCCCGTAGTATTGGCCACCCTCGTGAAGGGTTCGCTACTTCGCCTTGGCCTGGGGCTACTGTCCCTGGGCGTGCTCGCCGCCTGCGACGACAAGGCGCTCACGCCGGCGCCCGCGCCCTCCGCGAGTGCCGCTCAGCCCCGCACCTTGTCTCCGGAGCTCGCTGCGAAGCCCATCGCTACGGTCGGGGATCGCGTGATCACGCTCGGGGACTACGCCGCTACCATCGAGCGCATGGATCAGTTCGAGCGGCTGCGCTACCAGTCGGAAGATCGGCGCAAGCAGCTGCTCGACGAAATGATCAAGGTGGAGCTTCTGTCGCGCGAAGCCCGCAAGCGCGGTTTGGATCAGAAGCCCGAGACCAAAGCGCGCATTCGCCAGATCTTGCGCGACGAATTGTTGCGCACCGTGCGTGCCGAGCTTCCTGCGCCCGGTGACGTGCCGGAAGCCGAGGTGCGCGCGTACTACGACAAGCACAAGGCGGAGTATCGCGATCCCGAGCGCCGGCGCGTCGCCCACATCGTGGTGGCCGACAAGGCCAAAGCGACTCAGCTGCTCAGTGACGCCAAGAAGGCTTCGCCCATGCAATGGGGCCAATTGGTGCAAGACCATTCCTTGGACAAGCCCCCCAAACCCAGCGTGGCCGCGCCCTTGGAGCTGGCGGGAGACCTGGGCATCGTCAGCGCCCCTGGTGTGGAGAAGGGCGACAATCCGCGCGTGCCGGCGGCCGTGCGCAAGGCCGTGTTCGAGATTGCGGCAGTGGGTGGCGTATACGACGGTGTCGTCGAGGCCGACGGCAAGTTCCACATCGTGCGGCTGACGGGCAAGACGGATGCGCGCGAGCGTAGTTTTGCCGAGGCCGAGCGCAGCATTCGAGTCCAGCTCGTGCAAGACAAGCTCGAGAAGCTGGAGCAAGATCTCGAGAAGCAGCTGCGGGAGCGCTTCAAGGTCACCGTCGACGAGAAGGCCCTCGACAAGATTGCCGTTCCTGGTCTGGAGCCGAGTGGGGGAAGCCCTCCACCTCAGAAGTAG
- a CDS encoding response regulator: MIVIVDDEPAMLETVAAALAPTGHEVRPFGDANEALDFMKEVEPELVISDVMMPALSGLEFKAAYTRTFPDRTTPFIFLSSQAEAESIVRGLQAGADDYLTKPIPPIVLRAKVEALLARTRRATHANFRGDLSRFPFVKILQFCELKGLTGQVAVRSKDLSTRVSFQAGNVVVESTEGGEEVFERLLGLDEGTFVVRSETVSFGEMSDAAVVPSEEDEEPAPLTLNSTDVMGRLSSVQGGGKVFQIQTEFVHQPEPRAVTIVVLDGRTLMKRRSEPQTSLDQQALNRVISEQHAEVERVVGQKLEALAARANPEVPQEESAGDLFDEGLSRYMAKDFQAALELWERAYAIDPENKTLAVNLSVVRKKLQN; encoded by the coding sequence ATGATCGTGATAGTCGACGACGAACCTGCCATGCTCGAGACCGTTGCCGCTGCCCTGGCGCCCACGGGTCATGAAGTCCGACCCTTTGGCGATGCCAACGAGGCGCTGGACTTCATGAAAGAGGTCGAGCCCGAACTGGTGATCTCCGACGTGATGATGCCCGCGCTATCGGGTCTCGAGTTCAAGGCGGCCTACACGCGCACCTTCCCCGATCGCACCACGCCTTTCATCTTTCTATCCTCGCAGGCCGAAGCGGAGAGCATCGTCCGCGGGCTGCAAGCGGGAGCGGACGACTATTTGACCAAGCCAATTCCGCCGATCGTGTTGCGAGCGAAGGTGGAGGCGCTTCTGGCACGAACACGGCGGGCGACGCACGCCAACTTTCGCGGTGATCTTTCGCGCTTTCCCTTCGTGAAGATCCTGCAGTTCTGCGAGCTGAAAGGCCTCACGGGTCAGGTCGCGGTGCGCTCCAAGGATCTATCCACCCGTGTGAGCTTTCAGGCCGGCAACGTGGTGGTGGAGAGCACCGAGGGCGGCGAGGAGGTGTTCGAGCGGCTGCTAGGACTCGACGAGGGGACCTTCGTGGTGCGATCGGAAACCGTGAGTTTCGGAGAGATGTCCGACGCGGCAGTAGTGCCGAGTGAGGAGGACGAGGAACCCGCACCGCTCACGCTGAACAGCACTGACGTCATGGGTCGGCTTTCCAGCGTGCAAGGTGGCGGCAAGGTATTTCAGATCCAGACCGAGTTCGTGCATCAGCCCGAACCGCGCGCGGTGACCATCGTGGTGCTCGACGGACGCACCCTGATGAAGAGACGAAGTGAGCCCCAGACCTCGCTGGATCAGCAGGCGCTCAATCGAGTGATCTCGGAGCAGCACGCCGAAGTGGAGCGAGTCGTGGGGCAGAAGCTGGAGGCGTTGGCTGCGCGGGCGAACCCGGAAGTGCCGCAAGAGGAAAGCGCGGGTGATTTGTTCGACGAGGGCCTGTCACGCTACATGGCCAAGGACTTCCAGGCGGCCCTTGAGCTTTGGGAGCGGGCCTACGCCATCGATCCCGAGAACAAGACCCTCGCCGTCAACCTCAGCGTGGTGCGCAAGAAGCTGCAGAACTAG
- a CDS encoding KamA family radical SAM protein, translating into MDEEADDSAVRWQRELRRTVRTAAELETVLRLTEAERQGALAAEGGGFPIAITPHILSLIDPEDPRCPVRVQFVPRVEESVIAAGDLRDPLGEEAHQVAPELIRRYPDRALLLLTDRCAVYCRFCTRSRIVGTGGGARSLSVLEPAFAYLRAHPEVRDVILSGGDPMLLKTEKLVAVLERLREIASVETIRIATRVPVVLPTRVTEEWTQAIRRFHPVWIMTHFNHPKELHPDARAACERLVDAGFPVMNHTVLLRGVNDDPEVLESLFRGLVRCRVRPYYLLQADPVRGTSHLRTPLQVGLDVMARLQGRLSGIALPKFIVDTPGGFGKVPVLPDYVVSREAGVTRFRTPRGVEVDYLDP; encoded by the coding sequence GTGGACGAGGAGGCCGACGACAGTGCCGTTCGCTGGCAGCGAGAGCTGAGGCGGACCGTACGCACCGCGGCCGAGCTCGAGACCGTGCTGCGTCTCACCGAGGCGGAACGCCAGGGCGCGCTTGCCGCCGAGGGTGGCGGCTTCCCCATCGCCATCACGCCGCACATCTTGTCGCTGATCGACCCCGAGGATCCGCGATGCCCCGTGCGTGTGCAGTTCGTGCCGCGGGTCGAGGAAAGCGTGATCGCGGCAGGCGATCTGCGCGACCCGCTGGGGGAAGAAGCGCACCAAGTCGCGCCGGAGCTGATCCGGCGCTACCCCGATCGCGCTCTGCTCCTGCTCACGGATCGCTGCGCCGTCTACTGTCGCTTTTGCACGCGCAGCCGCATCGTCGGCACCGGCGGTGGCGCTCGCAGCCTTTCCGTTCTCGAACCAGCTTTCGCCTACCTGCGCGCGCACCCGGAGGTGCGGGACGTGATCCTCAGCGGCGGTGATCCCATGCTGCTCAAGACCGAGAAGCTGGTCGCCGTGCTGGAACGTCTGCGCGAGATCGCCAGTGTAGAGACCATTCGCATCGCGACGCGCGTGCCGGTGGTGCTGCCCACGCGGGTCACGGAGGAGTGGACGCAGGCGATTCGGCGTTTCCACCCAGTGTGGATCATGACCCACTTCAACCATCCGAAGGAGCTGCATCCCGACGCGCGCGCCGCCTGCGAGCGCTTGGTGGACGCCGGCTTTCCCGTGATGAACCACACCGTGCTGTTGCGAGGTGTGAACGACGACCCTGAAGTACTCGAGTCCTTGTTCCGCGGCTTGGTGCGGTGTCGCGTGCGACCCTACTACCTGCTACAGGCGGACCCAGTTCGCGGCACTTCGCATTTGCGCACGCCGCTGCAGGTGGGGCTGGACGTGATGGCGCGATTGCAGGGGCGCCTCTCCGGCATCGCGCTGCCCAAGTTCATCGTGGATACCCCCGGCGGCTTCGGCAAGGTGCCAGTTTTGCCCGACTACGTCGTGTCGCGTGAGGCGGGGGTGACCCGCTTTCGCACGCCACGCGGCGTCGAGGTGGATTACCTGGACCCGTGA
- a CDS encoding SDR family oxidoreductase, protein MHVAITGASRGIGRASALRLAARGARLTLLGRPSAALDSLQRELRAQDVEFVPCDLAERDDVARAGQRLAESTPDVLVNNAAIIERAALDELSPESFERQLAVNLVAPAMLCRAVLPGMRARGSGRLLFVASISATLGTARATAYNASKWGLVGLMKSLGEELSGSGLMTCAILPGSVDTEMLAGSGFPARMSSDDVARTLEHYALDAPVAHNGASIEMFGT, encoded by the coding sequence GTGCACGTAGCCATCACCGGCGCGAGTCGCGGCATCGGCCGTGCGTCGGCGCTACGCTTGGCGGCGCGCGGCGCGCGCTTGACTTTGCTTGGGCGCCCCTCTGCCGCGCTCGATTCGCTGCAGCGCGAGCTTCGTGCCCAGGACGTGGAGTTCGTGCCCTGCGACCTCGCCGAGCGTGACGACGTCGCACGAGCAGGACAACGGCTCGCGGAGTCGACCCCGGACGTGCTGGTCAACAACGCTGCCATCATCGAACGCGCCGCCCTCGACGAGCTGAGTCCAGAGAGCTTCGAGCGTCAGCTCGCGGTCAATCTCGTAGCCCCCGCGATGCTTTGTCGCGCGGTCTTGCCGGGGATGCGCGCACGGGGAAGCGGCCGCTTGCTGTTCGTCGCCAGCATTTCCGCAACGTTGGGTACGGCGCGGGCGACCGCCTACAACGCGTCGAAGTGGGGCTTGGTCGGTTTGATGAAGAGCCTGGGCGAAGAGCTCTCGGGAAGCGGCTTGATGACCTGTGCGATCCTGCCAGGTTCCGTGGACACGGAGATGCTTGCGGGCAGCGGATTCCCAGCGCGGATGTCGAGTGACGACGTAGCCCGCACCTTGGAGCACTACGCCCTCGACGCCCCTGTCGCGCACAACGGCGCCTCCATCGAGATGTTCGGCACCTGA
- a CDS encoding acyl-CoA carboxylase subunit beta, translating to MTEKRSPALSRLDDLNARALEGGGAARIEKQHAAGKLSARERVDLLLDPGSFVELDRFVTHRCSDFGMQEQKILGDGVVTGHGTVDGRRVFVFAQDFTVFGGSLSAAYASKIVKIMDLAMRVGAPVIGLNDSGGARIQEGVESLAGYADIFLRNTLASGVVPQLSAILGPCAGGAVYSPAITDFIFMVEHTSYMFITGPDVIKAVTHEEVTKEDLGGAGAHAGRSGVAHFTAPDDRACLAQVRELLSFLPSNNTEDPPVIPCDDPVDREVPELDTMVPAESNKPYDIKGVIRAVVDHAYLFEVHEAFARNIVCGFARIGGRPVGVVANQPAMLAGVLDINASLKAARFVRFCDCFNIPLLTFVDVPGFLPGVDQEHRGIITHGAKLLYAFCEATVPKLTVITRKAYGGAYDVMSSKHIRGDVNLAFPTAEIAVMGPDGAVNIVYRQEIAAAEDKLATAKGFADEYRNTFANPYKAAELGFVDEVIYPRELRRRLAISLSMLGNKRADNPPKKHGNIPL from the coding sequence ATGACTGAGAAGCGCTCCCCCGCCCTGAGTCGATTGGACGATCTGAACGCCCGCGCCCTGGAAGGTGGCGGCGCGGCACGAATCGAGAAGCAACACGCTGCCGGCAAGCTCAGCGCTCGGGAGCGCGTCGACCTGCTGCTCGACCCGGGAAGCTTCGTCGAGTTGGACCGCTTCGTCACGCACCGCTGCAGCGACTTTGGCATGCAGGAACAGAAGATCCTGGGCGACGGCGTGGTGACGGGTCACGGCACCGTGGACGGTCGGCGTGTGTTCGTGTTCGCCCAAGACTTCACGGTGTTCGGCGGATCCCTGTCGGCGGCCTACGCTTCGAAGATCGTCAAGATCATGGACTTGGCCATGCGCGTCGGGGCACCTGTCATTGGCCTCAACGACTCCGGCGGCGCGCGCATCCAAGAGGGCGTCGAGTCTCTCGCCGGGTACGCCGACATCTTTCTGCGCAACACCCTCGCCAGTGGCGTGGTGCCTCAGCTCAGCGCCATCCTGGGTCCGTGTGCCGGGGGTGCCGTCTACTCCCCGGCCATCACCGACTTCATCTTCATGGTGGAGCACACGAGCTACATGTTCATCACTGGGCCCGACGTGATCAAAGCCGTCACCCACGAAGAAGTCACCAAGGAAGACCTGGGTGGTGCCGGTGCACACGCTGGTCGAAGCGGCGTCGCGCACTTCACCGCTCCCGATGATCGCGCCTGCTTGGCGCAGGTGCGTGAGTTGCTGAGCTTCTTGCCCTCGAACAACACCGAAGATCCGCCGGTGATTCCCTGCGACGATCCGGTGGATCGCGAGGTGCCGGAGCTGGACACGATGGTGCCGGCGGAGAGCAACAAGCCCTACGACATCAAAGGCGTGATTCGCGCGGTGGTGGACCACGCGTATCTATTCGAGGTCCATGAGGCCTTCGCGCGGAACATCGTCTGTGGTTTCGCGCGCATCGGGGGCCGCCCCGTTGGCGTCGTGGCGAATCAGCCGGCCATGCTGGCAGGCGTTCTGGACATCAACGCCAGCCTCAAAGCGGCGCGCTTCGTGCGCTTCTGCGACTGTTTCAACATTCCGCTGCTGACCTTCGTGGACGTTCCTGGCTTCTTGCCCGGCGTGGACCAGGAACACCGCGGCATCATCACGCACGGCGCGAAGCTGCTGTACGCCTTCTGCGAGGCGACGGTGCCAAAGCTCACCGTCATCACCCGCAAGGCCTACGGTGGCGCCTACGACGTCATGAGCAGTAAGCACATCCGCGGCGACGTGAACCTGGCGTTCCCCACGGCGGAAATTGCGGTCATGGGTCCGGACGGGGCCGTCAACATCGTGTACCGTCAAGAGATTGCCGCTGCCGAGGACAAGCTGGCAACGGCCAAGGGTTTCGCGGACGAGTACCGCAACACCTTCGCCAACCCCTACAAGGCCGCGGAGCTCGGGTTCGTGGACGAAGTCATCTACCCGCGGGAGCTGCGTCGTCGCCTCGCGATCTCGCTTTCCATGCTTGGCAACAAGCGGGCAGACAACCCGCCGAAGAAGCACGGCAACATCCCGCTCTGA